Part of the Sphingobium lignivorans genome is shown below.
GACTATGATACCCGGTTTCCGAAGATGATCCGCGTCTACAGCCGCGTGATGCGCTTCATCATCGACAAGCTGCTCGAGAAGGTCAACACGCTCGACGTCATCATCAACCAGGGCAACCACAGTCGCACGAACGACATCTGGATGGCCGAGCTTGTCCGCGTCGCCTACGGTGCGAGCGGGCGCGTCAACGTGCTCGACAACGACAACAAATTCATTGCCTATCGCATGGGCAACACGTTCGTGATGTGCCATCACTCCGATAAGTGTCGCCCTGCGCAGCTCGCTCATGTCATGGCGACCGACTTCGCGCGCGACTGGGGCGAGTGCCAGTATCGCTACATCGATATTGGCCACATCCACCATAACATGGTGCTCAAGGAGCACCCGGGCGTCGTGATCGAGTCCTTCAACCAGTTGGCGAACAAGGATCTCTGGGCTCACGACGGCGGGTATCGATCCAGGCAGTGCCTGACGATCATCAAGCGCAGCCGCACCTACGGCGATATCGGCCGGCGCATCATTCCTATCGGTGAAGTGCGGGACAGGATCGCAGCAGCCCATGCTGCCGTTGGTTCCGCCGCCCCCTATGTCCCAAAGGAGCGGCGGGCGTTCACCGTTTAAGGCAGAACGTGTTCACCGAGTCTGTGGAAGAATGCGCGTTCCATCGGTCCGATCTGCCCGACCCTGGCTATCGCGTCAGCCACGAACGGAAGCATGATCGGGTGTCCGCTCACCCGCATGGCGATGACAAGTGCGTCAGCGCGGGATTTTCCCTCGAAAATGAGATCCTGCCCACTCTTGTCCGAAGGGGGCCAATAATTTATCAACCCCTCCCGGGAACGTTCTGCGAAGTAGGGTGTTTCCAGCTTAACTTGATCCATGATGCAGTCCTAAGTGCATTGGTTGGAGATGGTTTACGAAGACGTCACCCGCGGCAACGGGTGACGTCTTTTTGCTGTCACATTAACCGGCCATGATGTTGACCCCTCTCTTAAGACGCCGACTCGCGGCGTCTTTATTTGTGCCCCATAGTTGCACATGTCTTCCTAAAAAAGTAGAAATATCTGCGTCGCAACGGGGGAATCCAGAATGTATGCGTGGCTGATGCAGGGGGCGCAAACCGTCATAGCCGAGTGGATGAAGGCCTATCTGGCCAGATCCGGGAAAACTGCGAGCGAATGGTCCGCGTCCGCCGGCCTGCACAAGACGACCGTAAGCCGCGCGATGAAGGACGACTTCAACTCGGTCACGTCGATACCCACCCTGCACCGCCTCGCCTCCGCCGCAGGAATTCCTTCCGTGCTCGATTTTCTCAGAGCGCAGGCGGTGGAGCAGGAACTCCCCGATCTTACGATAGAATTGCTCAGAGAGACGCTGGCGATGCTCGGATGCACGCTTACCGATGCCGATTTCAACTGGCTTAGCACCGTGATGCTCTCGGCCAGGGCTATGATCGACAAGCTCGAGCCCGACATGCGTTCCAACCCGACCTTCAGAAAGGCCGTGCTGAAAGCCGTGGTCGAGAAGGCGAATCGATGACATGGCCTGAGTTTGTTCTATTTTTGTTCCTGTAGGAAATAGGCTTTTTCAGCTAGACCAGAATATCGTCGAACTCCGACGACGCCCCCTCTCCCCCGATGATCTCGTCAAATTCGTAATCGAACGAGGTGAAAATATCCCTGCAGGATATGCCGAATCTTTTTCGAATGTCAGTAACATATGTTAGATCAGCCTCCATCAGAATGCAGTCGAAGCCTTCCTCCTGCGCAGCGGCGCCGGTGGTTCCACTGCCAGCGAATGGGTCCAGGATCGTACCGCCCGGTGGCGTTACGAGGCGGCACAACCACTGCATGAGACGCTTCGGCTTCACTGTCGGATGCTTTGATCCGGCGCGATCGGCTTTGCCTGCCTTGGCGTGGTAGAAGATCGGATTTGATTCGATCGATTCGACCAGTCCGAGTTCGATCATCATGTCGATGTCGTCCTCGCTCAGCGGGAAGCCGTTGAAGAACCTGGCCGCGCTGCCGCTGTCGCCTCGCGGTTCCATCTCTGCGCCCGGCGCGCCGCGACGCATCTCGCCGTAGGTGTTCTGGTTCTCGCGGGACTCGCTGCTGCTGCTGCGTGCGAGTTGTCCCTTGGAGTCCGGAAACATCGCGACGACATCGGCCGAGCCGTCGTGAAGCAAGTTGGCTGGAATGCGTCCGACGCCACCGACCGTTTCGACTCGACAACCGTCGATATTTATTCCGCCAACTCCATGCTTGCACCAATTCGACGTCCCGTTTTTCTCGCTGAACGCCCTCTGCGCAAAATAGATAGGCTCAAGCGCAGGCTTTGTGGCCTGCGCTCCGTACTGCCATCCATCGGCTGCCCCGAGTTGGAATTTGTGCCCCTTTGGCATTCCTGTTCCATAAACCCACCCAAAGAACGGATGCATGACGAAACCCGCCATCTCCATGGCGCAGGCCTGCCAGTGGCCGGTGCGCGGAGACGAGAAGGCCAGCACGTAGCCACCTGGCAGCAGGATATCGTAGATCAGCTTCCAGAACTCGGGGTCGCGCTCGATGCCGGACGCGTCCCACTGCTGGTTCATGAAGCCGCCGGACGCGCGCTTGAAAACGCCGGTCGGCCCGTTCGACTTGGCGGCAGCGCTGCCCTCCTTCCCGAACCGCTTGACGGTCGAGACCAGACCATATGGCGGATCCGTGACGACAGAATGCACGCGCACACCCTGGTCGATCAGGCGACGCAAAGACTCGCGGTTGTCGCCTTCGTAAAGGGTGATGCTGCTCATCCGATCAGATCCTCGAATTCGGCGGAGGCGATCGCCTCTTCAATGTCGGTCTGCGCCGCGGCTCTGGGCGCAGAGGCGTAGCGGCGCTCCATGTCACGGGTCTTCCGCGCATCTTCCAGGAGCGCCTTGCGCAGCGCCTCGACCGGATCAGCGAACACCTTGCTGTCGGTCTGCCGCATCGCCTCAGTCGTATCCGCCGGGTAGTGGCAGACACTTGCCTGCCACCCGCCATTGTCACGAAAGAGCTGGATGTGCCCGTAAACCAGGGTGCATTCACGCAGCAGGGTTTCGAGGCTCATCGGCCGCCCTCCCCAAAACACGATGCGACCAGTAGAGACCTTCCGGCCCGCATCGGTCCTTGTTGAAGAAGCGGCCGGGTGATTTGCGCTGCTCGCGCGCATATCGCAGATCGACGGTATCCCCCTCGACGAGATCAAATCGCTTGATTCGTGCGCATAGCGGCGAGCCTGGGTGAGGCTGCGGGCGATAGTGAACGCATGTCACGCATGCCGGAGGACGAAGCTGGCTCATTCGATCATGCCCAGCGCGATCATGTAGGTTTCGAGGATAGCCTCCGCATTCTGGCGATCGTCCGCCGGTATCTTCCGCAGCCGGATGATCTGCCGCATGATCTTGACGTCGTAGCCGGTGGCCTTGGCTTCGAGATAGACGTCCTTGATGTCGTCGGCGATGCCCTTCTTCTCTTCTTCCAGGCGCTCGACGCGCTCGATGAGAAGGCGCAACTGATCCGCAGCGACGGCGTCGCTATTGTGTCCGATGGTGCTCATCTTTGTTTCCTCCGTTCATATGCTTGCAGTGCAGCGAGCAGGCGCGCTGAACCGGTGGTCGCTTGCCTTTCGAAAATTTTCTGATCGCGCGTTCCGATTGGATCGCCGGCAACGCCAGACTCGATCGTCTTCCGGTTGTGCCCCGGCTTGCGACGACTATGCATGCGCCTGATCCATGCCGGCGCGGATGTCCGTCGCGCGCGCCCGGTAGAGGATTGCCACCATGCGATGGAACGACTCCGGATTCTCCGCGTCTTCGGATGCGACCGCATCGCGGTGGGCGGCGCGCTCATCGAACCAGCGCGCGATGGCGTCGCCGTCGAGCGGCTCCATGCCTTCGATGTCCTTCGCCCTGTTCTGGTAGAGCACAGCGACGCCGCGATAATAAGACGCACCGCGCGGATCGCTCTCGGCAAGACGCAGCGACGCCGCGCTCATATCGCGCAGCCAGCGCGCAACGGAGTTGTTTCGTGTCATTTTATCCCTAAAATGTTGACACCCAGGTGTCGACAGCGACCAACAGGTCCGACAATCTGGATGTGTTGTAGAATTCGTCCATCCGGACGGCGTCGAGTTGCCCCTCCGAGGCATGGCCACTCGTGACCTGAGCGCCAGGGCGCACGATGCGCCACGGCTCTCCGCCGTGGTAGATCACCGCCGCCAGTTCGTTGGGGAAGCGCATATCGTCGATGACGACATGGTGACCTTCGTCGCGGAGCCTCTGCGCCGCTGCCATAGTGATGTCGCTCCACAGCGACTGGCGGATCATCTCCCGTCCGAACTCGGTGCCGATCCGCTGCTGAAGCTGGCGGCATGTTATCGGCGCCGGGCCGAAAACGTGTCGGTGCAGAAAAACGCGGAACAACCTGGATATCTCGATCGTCGCAAACAGCACTCCGGGGACGATATCGCTGCGCCCGGCGCCGTACATGCGTTCGACCACTTCGGCCGCGGTCATGCCGAGCGCATCGAGCAGGCCTTCGATCGCCATGTTGACTGCGCGATCAATATCCAACGGCCGGCCGCCGAGCCGATGCAAATCCGGGATCGGCTCTTCCTTGCGGTCGCCGTAGACCCGATCCCGGATTTCTTCGAGGGGTAAGATATCGAGCGATTCGAGCAGCCCCTCGGTCATCTGCTTGAGCGGCGTCGCAAAGGCGATGCGCTTGAAGCCGTGCCGCTCGACCAGTCGATTGGCGAATGTCGTCTTCCCGCTGCCCATGGCGGTGGCGCAGAGCGCAACGAGGCGTGGTCCCCTAGTCATCCGATCAGATCCTCGAAATCATCTTCGTCATCGGCGGCAGGAGCGCCGCCGAGCAGTTCTTCGAATTCGTCGATCGCGGCCGGCGGAGGTTGCGGCGGCGCAGGAGCGTCGGGGGTCCAGCCATCGCGAAGCCGCTGCGCCCATAACTCCGTTTCCTCGTTGCGATATTTCGCAGCGGCTTCGCTCTCATAGGCGTTGAGCACGGCCTCGATCGGACTTCGCGCTTCGCCATCGGCGACGTGATATGACCACCACTGGTCGCGCACCTTGCCGAGTGTGAAGGCCACCGCGCCATAGACGCGCGTTTTGCCCTTGCGCTCGACATGGTCGAAGAACAGGTCGCGCTTGCCGCACGCTCGATGGAAGTGTCGCCACGCCGGAACGCGCCGCGCCTCTTCGACAAGGGGGTCCACTTTCCAGAGCACTTCAGGTATCGTGGTGTATGGGCGCACGGACGATGCTCATGAGCGAGCTCCCTGCCAGGTGAAGATGTCACGGCGATAGATCGCTCGCCGGTAGACGTGGTTGCGGAGGATCATCGGATCGGTCGCGATGGTCCGAAGGCTCGGCGCCTCCAACTCGATGAAGTCGCCGCCGTCGTGCTGGACGGTCTTTCCGTCCGCCGGGCCACCGAGCAGCGTGATCGTTTCGCTGTCAGTCATCGACGTGGCTGCTGTAGATCGGGTGGTCGGCGGGAAGCTGGTATTCAGCTACGTACCTCCAAAAGGAAGTCGCGAAGCCACCGTCCAAGTCGCCTATAGTGGGTTCCTGCCACTTCGACTGACCGGCCCATCGCCAGCGGAATCGAACGAACGGGTGGATGTAGTTTGGTGCGCGCAGAGACGTGTTGAAGATGGACGCGCCCCATTTGATAGGCGCGGGCTCCTCCGATTTGAGGGACGCTGCGACCCGCTCGGCGAGCCGTTTCGACAGTTCGGTCAGATCGGACTGCTGCTTGAAAGGTTTGGCGCCCATGTCCTCAGAAACTTCAGCCGGCTTGGCGGTTTTGCCTTCTTGCTCGGCGGACCCTCTGGTCTTCAATTTGAGTTGCCATATGAGCTTCTCGATGTCGGCCGTGGAGGGCACGGTAACGCTGATGGGCGGTGATGCCGCCAGCTTCATCCGCTCCTTCACCCATTCGTCGTAGCTGCGTCCTGTCGACTTCGACGCCTTCAGCGTTCGGTTCTCTTCGACGAGGCGATTGTTGGCTTCCAGCAGATCCTGGACACGAACGCGCAGCCGATCGACTTCGTAGACGAGTCCGGCGATCTCGCGCTGGCCGGGTGTGGGGTAATCCATGGTCGAGCCTCCTCAGCGAAACATGCGAAAGGTCTGCCACCCGCCGGGCATCGACGGCTCCTCGGGCTGTTTGAGCAGCACCGGGTTTCCATGCTGAGCGGCGGCGCGCGCGATGTCGGTCGCGTCGCTCATCGTGAAGTCGGAACGCAGCAGCAGGATCGGCTCGGCCGGGATGAGGCGCGCCGGGTTCATGCATCGCACCATGATGTGCGTGTCGTTCACTGCCAGCAGCTCGAAGAAGTGGCCGGCGAACGATGCATCGCGCTTGGGCACCAGGGTGTAGAAGCGCCCCGGCTTCATGTCGTCATCGGACTTGGCGCGGCTGGGCTCTTCGACTGCCGTCACTACCGAATAGGCCGGCAGCGAACATTCGCCGACGTAGCTGCCGCTGAACATCTTGAGCAAGTTCGATGGTGTTGGCCACGCTTCATTCGGGAGCGCCACAGCGCTCTGCGTCTGTCGCTTGTGTTTCCGTTTCGCCATGTTGTTCAATCCCTATAATGTTGACACCTTGGTCACGCAGAAATATCGGCCTCGGTCGCGCGTGCGTCTCACGGATGAGAGCGCGAGGCCTATTCGAGATATCCTGACGCGCCAGAGCTTTGCCGTCGCGCATCTGAATATGGCACACGTCGTAGCCTTGACTGCGCAACAGGTCTGCGATCGAGTCACCGACACCCTGTTCGCTCGTGATCTCGATCGTGATGTCGTAACCGCCCATCTTATCGCCCCTTCAAACTCCAAGACGCTCGCGCGCCCAGCGGTACGGCGAACGGCCGTTGCAAATCCTGCGGATCACGTACTGCCGCGCGACCGAAACCACGGTGAATGCCGCGACGATGCCGAGGTGTGAGCCAACACCGACGTGGATCCCGTAGAGCGGAAAGATCACAGCCTGGGCGGCCAGCGACACGGCGGCGCCTATCAGGATATTCACCGCCACTTCGATCGCCGAGTCCACTCGCGACTGCTTCATCTGCCCCGCTCCGAATCACTATGATGGTGACAGTATCAATCCTGAGCGGCGTTGTCACTATCAGATTCGACTTATCACTATGATAGTGATAATTCTGGCCATCCTTCCATGGCTTCGGGAGTGGCCTGTGCCCCTTCAAATCGTAGAGTTCAACGATCTCACGCCGCTGCACAATGGCGTCGCCCAGGTCACGCTGGGCGCCCCCATCGCCAACACCGATGGCGAAATCACCGGCGAAGTGACGCTGAGCGCGAAGACCCGGCTCATCAAGATCGTGGGCGACGGAACGATCGACTGGGGCAACGACACCCATCCGGAGCCGTTCCGCGGCGTCGAGTTCCGCGGCGTTACGCCCGGCATCCAGTTCACGGTCGCCTGATGTTCGGAACGCTCGGAACCGGTGGCGCCAGCGGCGTCTCGACGCGTGCGCGCAACGTTCGCGTCGCTGCGAACTCGACGGGCATCGTCTACACCGTGCGCCGCCTGCTCGGCAGCACCTCGACGATTTCTCTGACCGCAGCGACCAATGCGAACCTCAGCCTCGACGGGGACAATATCGAGGCTGAGAGCGGCATCGCGCTGAACGAGACGCAGAAGGCTGTCGTCCGCGAAGAGCTCGGCGATCAGGCCGTCGAATATGCGGTCAACGTCACCGGTATCCCGGCACTGGTCGATCTGACCATTTCTCCGGATACTGTCGTGAACGGCGTTGAGACCGAAATCGATATCGTTGGTGCGGCCGCAGGCTCGACGATCACCGGAGCCGTGCCCGCAGGTCTCACGCTGAACTCGGGATCGCGCACGATCACCGGAACGCCGAGCGCCAGCGGAACATACGAAATCACACTGGTCGAAACGCTCGCCGGAGCCATCGGATCTCCGCGCGTCTCGACGATCACGCTCACCGTCGAGACGGTCGAACCCCCGGCCGCGATGACAATCGATACGATCACGCCCGGTCCCGGTTCGCTGACGCTCGGCGTCACGGAGGGTGCTGCGGGCGACGCTCCGATCACCGATCACCGAATTTACCTGTCCTTCGACGGCATTGATTTCTTCCTGTTCGACACGCGCGCCCCTGCCACCGAACACGAACTGACAGGCCTTGCTGGATATGGCGAAGTCCATATCTACGTCACCGCGCTGAATATCGGCGGCGAAGGTCCACACTCCAATGTCGTCAGCGGGACGCCAGGCGCTACGGCGCCTCTCGCAGGCACGCTGTCCCTCGAACCGGGGGTGGGTGAGATCATCGCGCGTCCGACCAGTGGCGATGACGGCGGTTCCCCTGTGACGCAGCGCGTTTTCTACATCGGCGATACGGCCGGCACTCTTGTTCGCCAGACTCCGACGACTGTCGGCGCCGAATACCCGTTCCTCTACGCTGGTGGCACGACCAAATATTTCGCGTTCGCCGATATCAACATAGTCGGAGAGGGTGCGCTTTCCAATATCGTCAGCGAGACATCTCTGTCCTCGGCGACGATACCGGGCGCATTCACCGGACCGATGTGGGATCTGGACAATGTCGGAGACGGGACGAGCCTGCGCGCCGTCATCAACGGCTATCCTTCTGCAAACGGCAGCGAAATCAACGATATCGAATACTCGCTCGACGGCGGCGTGACTGAAATCAGCAGTGGCGGAATCGTTGATTTCGATATCGGCTCGCTGGCAACCAGTGTTCCTCAAAATACGGTCATTCGCGCAGTCAATGGTGTCGGCCCCGGCCCATGGAGCGACGTGAAGACGCGCGCACCAGAAGTCGCAGTGGATGGTATGCGTCTCGGCATGGGGCTTGCTGGCGTTTCGAGCTTCAGCCGCGCCATTCCGTTCCGCAATATCCTGTGGACTGCTGCCAACTGGTCGAAGGACGAACCTTCGATGTCCGGCACGATCTCGCGCGGGTTCGTCACTGGCACGACGGGCTATAGCGACACATTCTATCGCCTCATCAAGAAGGACACCGTCGCAACAGCTCTCAAGACGGGCACCTATCACGTCCTCCAGTTGACGGAAGGGCCGAAAGCGTCGCTTCGGGTAAACGTCTCTGGCCAGCCCAACGGCGCGTGGTACACGTCGGACTTCACCTTCGAGGTAGTCGGCGGGCAAAATCAGGTAATGCTCAACCTGCGCGGCGATCTGACGCACCAGATCGCTATTGTTCACGCCGACGACCTGGCGGCCTATCTTGCGGGCGGCGCAGACAAGGAGTTCACGCCCGAGTTTATCGAGGCGATCCAGGCGTGCAACCTGACCGGCCCGTTGCGCATGATGGACTGGCTGGGAACCAACGGAAACTTCATCCGCGAGTGGTCGCAGCGCACGGCTCTCACCGACAACGCCCGCTCGTTCGGCATGATGCCCTACGAGATCGTGATCGACGCCTGCAATCTGCTCGGACTCGATCTGTGGCTCAACATTCCCGGCATGGCGTCAAACGACTATGTCGCGAACCTCATTGCCTTGATCAAAACACGCCTCGATCCGGCGCTTAAGGTGCACGTCGAACTGCACAATGAAATCTGGAACAACGGCGACGCGTTCCTGATGAATACGCTGTGGTTCACCTATGCGGACTACACGCGCTATAACACTCCACGGGTCGAAGGCGAGGACGCCTATTATCTCGAAGGCCATGGCTTCGCCGATCTCGATCCGGTCGCGGTGTGGTATGGCCCGGCGCAGAACGGCACCTATAACATGGTGCTGCGGGTCATCGACGAGAACAAGTTCCGCTTCCAGCGCAGCGGCTCTCCGAACCCTGCAAGCGGCACGGGGAATGCCGTTTTTGTGCGCACCAACGAAGCCGGCAAGTCACCGAACCACAACGGCAACATCGGCTATGCTGTCCGGTCCATGGAAATCTGGGCGCTCTTCGACGATGAGGTTGATGGCCTCGGTCGTGCTCGCGTCATCCACGAGATGGGCAGCATGCTCACAAATTCATCGGGTGTCGCCAAGCAGCGCGTTCAGCAACCCGGCGCACTTGCGGCGCTCGATCACCTTTCGGTCGCGCCTTACAACCGGACATACTATGTCTGGGGCAACTGCGTCGACGTGTCCGACGGTGCAATGACGCTGAAATCCTGGCTCGGTTTCCCGGGCAGCGGGTCGGCAGCGCGCACAATCAAAGCACTTGTCTATGAGCCCGGCAGCGTACCGACGACGCGCCAGCTCATCAATGGAACGGGTGCCGGCTTTGTTGCCACTCGCGATATCGCAGTCCCTGCCTCGCCTGCGGACTTCGTTGCCGGAACAGCAATCACTGGCCTCGACAATACGAAGGCCTATGAGGTGTTCTTCGTCTACGAGAGCCGCTGGGTAGCCCACAAGTCCATAACGCCGAACTCCACGCGGACGGAAGGCGTCATGGAGGACTTCAAGGACCATCTATACCGCAGCCGCAGTCACCTGTGGGGCACCATTGTCAAGGCACTGGATGACAATATCGCCCTGATCGGCGACAAGCCCCTATCGCTCTATGAGGGCAACAAGGATGACCAGACGTCGGCCGAGATGCCGCCGCTCATGGAACAGTACATCGCAGAAATGGTCGATAGCGATGTCGGCTCCGATTATTTCATGGAAATTCTGAAGGCCTGTGCAACACGCAACGTGGATGTCGCGTGCTGGTTTACCGACCTCACGGCCAACTGGTACGGCGTGTTCGACCTGTTCTCCAGCTATCTGGACTATGATAGCCCGCGTCAGCAGAAGCTCGCGGCATTCAATGGTGTCGTGCCGCGCGATCAGGCGCTCATTGTGGCGAATCCGTCCGATATTACGCTCAACTCGGCGCCCGGTTCATACCCCCATCTTCTGCTGACGATGCCTGATGATAGCCTGACCTATCGGTTCGCCGGATCCAACGTGGACGGCTATTTCGCCTGGCTCGGAAACCAACTCTACCTGACAGGCGACGTCGGACTGAACTGGTCGATCGTGAACGATATTGCGCTTTCATGCGATGCCTATAGCGACAATTCTGGCGCCAATTTCTCGGTGAGATGCCTGCTTGGTGGAAGCTGGGCCAGCCCGTATTCCGTCTTCGTCTTCGACGCTGAAGAGGATGCCGACACGGCTGCGCTCAATCCGATTGTAGGCGGAACGCTGGCACTTACTGGGACGGCGGCAACTTACGATTCCACCAACAAGATGTGGAATTTCAACGCTGCCGGGCGCTATTCGAACACGTCCACGGCGACGAGCGCTACGGTATCCAAGAGCCTGCCGTTGTTCATCGCGATGGTTCTCGACAAGGACGACCAGAACGAAGGCTTCACCCGCACCGTGGCGCGGTTCGGCAACGTCACAAACAGCGTCGTATTCGAACGCACGGGCGCGAATCTCCTACGTGCACGCTGGGTCGACAACGACGCAGGATTTAACGTGGCAATGAACTGCCACAGTGCCATGCCGAGCGGAAAGCTGGTCGCCTGGACGTTCAGGGCGGCCGATGGAAGAATCTACGCTGGCTATAATTCCAGTGGTGCGAATCACACGTCAAGCAGCCTCTATCTCGGCAGTTCGACAGCGTTCCCCAGAGAAGTCTCCATCGGAGGCACGTCCAGTTCGACGGAAAGCCGGATGAAGCACGGTTCTATTGTCATCGTCTCTCAGGCTGATCTCGATCTTACTTCTGTTCTACTCCATGTCGCCACCCTGGAGGCAAAGGAACTGGCTTAGGGTCATCCTTCAAAAGGTAAGTTATCCAACTCACAGCGAAAAAGAACAGCGTGAACCACAGGAAGCAACCGTCAGTTTTCATCAAAACATTGCCCCGTTACACGGGCCGCAATGTTCATTGGTGCCGCGCTTCTGTCCGCATTGGCCGCAATAGGTCAGATCGGCCGCGATGGTTCGCAGCATGATAAAAATACGACGAATCATAACTTCCTCCGTGGTTTGAAGCATAACATTACGCCTTCGCGTTAGGAAAGCGGTAATTTCCGCTATCCGTCATCTTCTGACACAAGAACCTTAATCGTTTCGACGTGCCCAGGATAAGTGCCAGCGCACACCTTGCGAGGAACGATGAATTGCGGCATTTCCCATTGCTGGTGGCAGTTGGGGCACTCTACAGCGTCGGCGAAGTCACCGTCATAGTGTGATTGTTCGCCGCAATCGCAGCGGAAGTCCATGCAGATATTGGTATTCTTATACTGGATAAACGCGTGCGTGCTGGCGATCACGGGGTTTGGCTGACCATCTTCGTTGTCGATGAAATTGCTCATTTCCACTCCATAACTCTGAGATTAGAAGCAAGAGCACGCTCGATCTCGTCGGCCATCGGCATCCGATCATCAGCCTTCCGATCGTCATAGGTCACGATCATTGACCGGATATAGCCGGTCGGCTTGAAGCGGCTGAGCACGTCTGCATTGCTGAGCGGTAGGATCATTTCCCTTCCTTTTCGATGATGGCGCGGACGGCTTTGCCTAGCTCGGTGAGTAGTCCGCGCTCATACAAGCCCTTCTCACGAAGGGAGCGTATTGTGCTTTTATGGTGATGGCCACCTAGGTAGAATATCGCGTTTTTCTGCGCCTCGCTCAGCCGCGCAGCTATCTCGGCAGGGGATGGGGTTGTCATCCGAATGTCTCCCGGCGCACAGCAGGTTGTGGCGTCGATGCTGCGAGTGTTTCACCAGTTAGGCGTAGCGCCATGAGATCAGCGGCAAAGGCCCCAATCCGCTCCAGATCGGCGGGCGTAATATGCGGGTACGCCTTTTCAAAGAAATGCCGCGTTTCCGTGGCCACCTGTTGAACGCGATCGAGGTGCGTTTCCCCGCTCACCCTTCCCCTCCCTCGGTCTGCGCTGTGCGAACATAACCGGCAGCGTCGAGCGCCAGCTTCCCTCGTTCGAAAGCTCGTTGGTAAAGTTCGATGATATCGACGTTCATCGCCTTTCCTATTTCTACCAAAACAGCGGGGTTGCACGCCTCAGCTAGCTGCTTCTCGGCACGCTCTGCGCGTTGGCGTTCGGCTTGGCGATGGCGCGCCGCCAACATGGCAGCGTCCCGCACCGCTACGACGCTGCCGATCTGCGCCCCACGAAAGTGTAACTTTACGATCTCGATAGCAAGCGCGTAGTCTTCGTCGCTCGGCTCCACCGCAGCATCTGTGGTCTGGTCGGTCATTTGAAGCACCCCTTTATGCAGCGTTTGCAGGTGTGTGCGCTATCAATTGCCTGAACGAATTTTGTATCGGCGACCGTCCAGTCCTCGCACTCGCGTCCGCAAAATGTCCGATAATCTCCGGCCAACCTTATGTGCAGCGCCGCATTCGGGTTCCCATATGGGATGACGACTTCATTGCCACTACGATCGCTCATGACGACTGTTCTCCTGCGAGAGAGCGGATGGCA
Proteins encoded:
- a CDS encoding DUF7220 family protein — protein: MKQSRVDSAIEVAVNILIGAAVSLAAQAVIFPLYGIHVGVGSHLGIVAAFTVVSVARQYVIRRICNGRSPYRWARERLGV
- a CDS encoding DUF2312 domain-containing protein; this encodes MSTIGHNSDAVAADQLRLLIERVERLEEEKKGIADDIKDVYLEAKATGYDVKIMRQIIRLRKIPADDRQNAEAILETYMIALGMIE
- a CDS encoding Ig domain-containing protein, which produces MFGTLGTGGASGVSTRARNVRVAANSTGIVYTVRRLLGSTSTISLTAATNANLSLDGDNIEAESGIALNETQKAVVREELGDQAVEYAVNVTGIPALVDLTISPDTVVNGVETEIDIVGAAAGSTITGAVPAGLTLNSGSRTITGTPSASGTYEITLVETLAGAIGSPRVSTITLTVETVEPPAAMTIDTITPGPGSLTLGVTEGAAGDAPITDHRIYLSFDGIDFFLFDTRAPATEHELTGLAGYGEVHIYVTALNIGGEGPHSNVVSGTPGATAPLAGTLSLEPGVGEIIARPTSGDDGGSPVTQRVFYIGDTAGTLVRQTPTTVGAEYPFLYAGGTTKYFAFADINIVGEGALSNIVSETSLSSATIPGAFTGPMWDLDNVGDGTSLRAVINGYPSANGSEINDIEYSLDGGVTEISSGGIVDFDIGSLATSVPQNTVIRAVNGVGPGPWSDVKTRAPEVAVDGMRLGMGLAGVSSFSRAIPFRNILWTAANWSKDEPSMSGTISRGFVTGTTGYSDTFYRLIKKDTVATALKTGTYHVLQLTEGPKASLRVNVSGQPNGAWYTSDFTFEVVGGQNQVMLNLRGDLTHQIAIVHADDLAAYLAGGADKEFTPEFIEAIQACNLTGPLRMMDWLGTNGNFIREWSQRTALTDNARSFGMMPYEIVIDACNLLGLDLWLNIPGMASNDYVANLIALIKTRLDPALKVHVELHNEIWNNGDAFLMNTLWFTYADYTRYNTPRVEGEDAYYLEGHGFADLDPVAVWYGPAQNGTYNMVLRVIDENKFRFQRSGSPNPASGTGNAVFVRTNEAGKSPNHNGNIGYAVRSMEIWALFDDEVDGLGRARVIHEMGSMLTNSSGVAKQRVQQPGALAALDHLSVAPYNRTYYVWGNCVDVSDGAMTLKSWLGFPGSGSAARTIKALVYEPGSVPTTRQLINGTGAGFVATRDIAVPASPADFVAGTAITGLDNTKAYEVFFVYESRWVAHKSITPNSTRTEGVMEDFKDHLYRSRSHLWGTIVKALDDNIALIGDKPLSLYEGNKDDQTSAEMPPLMEQYIAEMVDSDVGSDYFMEILKACATRNVDVACWFTDLTANWYGVFDLFSSYLDYDSPRQQKLAAFNGVVPRDQALIVANPSDITLNSAPGSYPHLLLTMPDDSLTYRFAGSNVDGYFAWLGNQLYLTGDVGLNWSIVNDIALSCDAYSDNSGANFSVRCLLGGSWASPYSVFVFDAEEDADTAALNPIVGGTLALTGTAATYDSTNKMWNFNAAGRYSNTSTATSATVSKSLPLFIAMVLDKDDQNEGFTRTVARFGNVTNSVVFERTGANLLRARWVDNDAGFNVAMNCHSAMPSGKLVAWTFRAADGRIYAGYNSSGANHTSSSLYLGSSTAFPREVSIGGTSSSTESRMKHGSIVIVSQADLDLTSVLLHVATLEAKELA
- a CDS encoding DNA methyltransferase, translating into MSSITLYEGDNRESLRRLIDQGVRVHSVVTDPPYGLVSTVKRFGKEGSAAAKSNGPTGVFKRASGGFMNQQWDASGIERDPEFWKLIYDILLPGGYVLAFSSPRTGHWQACAMEMAGFVMHPFFGWVYGTGMPKGHKFQLGAADGWQYGAQATKPALEPIYFAQRAFSEKNGTSNWCKHGVGGINIDGCRVETVGGVGRIPANLLHDGSADVVAMFPDSKGQLARSSSSESRENQNTYGEMRRGAPGAEMEPRGDSGSAARFFNGFPLSEDDIDMMIELGLVESIESNPIFYHAKAGKADRAGSKHPTVKPKRLMQWLCRLVTPPGGTILDPFAGSGTTGAAAQEEGFDCILMEADLTYVTDIRKRFGISCRDIFTSFDYEFDEIIGGEGASSEFDDILV